One stretch of Malus domestica chromosome 14, GDT2T_hap1 DNA includes these proteins:
- the LOC114819177 gene encoding serine/threonine-protein kinase ATM-like isoform X2: MERPKTPETLEDQNPSGKTLEGASELLGWSENCIGLESFPGILGGSGEGVGVTGNDAGLGYVEGVTQAVEAEKGVLDGNKGEDLGLLGMEAVSGVFNSCMNGVGAEEVCWLNGEVGGENKAQMGSQRLPSEMGNDVQMDFAEPESDGNGNLEDLGGNEDEEGGVDVESDAQMGSQQSLSDNGNDMQTDFAEPQSDGNGNFEDLGGNDNEEGGVDVESDAQMGSQRLPSDKGNDVQMDFAGPQSDGNRNLEDLGGNEHEEGGVDVENDAQMGSQWSPSDKGNDVQMDVLKPESDGNGNLEDLGGTDNEEDGVEKIADDDDDGMNEGKTLGLNGIDSVGVDSSSKKIEVSDDGISLFVDFSGHPPDDLQVASCPGFAGTETVEEFGHDEQEKDFDYQGYGFSAGDIVWIKTKTQTWWPGKIYDPVYASKFGASGDPGGCLLVGYFGMSHVAWCHPYQLKPFREYFEQMSGQSKARIFLGAVEKALEEFGRLVKLNMTCLCVLKENHLSASDAESIKGIPMPDRKSGKLGEFSVDHFNSAEFLAHLKNLALVVSMGGTLDFVVKRNQLSAFYRSIGHSQLPMHLLWETNDAEDGADCKSMAKRNVDIWVGYGDTELDEMFLKSTPLNNSQKDERNEVLDKVFDGDNIADEGFISGSKLRRRKVKRDSDFEYGDVGNEGMTEKGIESRERKKSRYLSYPYINLRQKGLPAEMDDEGVAANIDASRSSGSPSNFKFTGEKFWRKWYKRLTGESNISGDPNLINASSAELLSEIYSTAVNCLYPNENKTFDSVAWFVSRFRISVFHDESICKAYRNNMVGQEDANPNLLGYSGQNEAKSEPKKRRRKSKLKHPGGEDTASMPNLVQSTSTATKKRGRPNLGRLKTKSLSGLSDVNIGITPDSFLVQESLDVHPLMPCGKQKNRKIDDVASPVCLQNKQTTGIPDLNGNNLLPGLLGDDQQAIGTAASEGKVLLENRLGSETASEHLKSNIPAAFVDVNVKNMKPGSLVVDLRVSPQALSCLDPKRNTGLLSAETRPAQRKRKRKEKAEQKLPADGIPDLNGSSAECNLLGKACQEFSGLTPPIKPERKRRRRKGEATAMQRKLDVNNGKAQINDKALATALMLNFSPGVAMPSKDDLISTFCRFGPLKESETQMLKDPGSAQVVFMENADAGEALRSLEKDNPFGGNLVSYKLFHLPSVSRVLEPGWSLPTGLASPSLPEKASRLDFIRQNLQMMTSMLENSGDNLSPEMRAKLECEIKALLQKGVTPSGRLCR, encoded by the exons ATGGAGAGGCCAAAGACCCCAGAAACCCTAGAAGATCAAAACCCTAGTGGTAAAACCCTAGAAGGGGCATCTGAGTTGTTAGGGTGGAGTGAGAACTGTATTGGGTTGGAGTCATTTCCTGGAATTTTGGGAGGTAGTGGAGAAGGAGTTGGTGTTACTGGTAATGATGCGGGACTTGGTTATGTGGAAGGGGTGACTCAAGCGGTGGAAGCCGAGAAAGGAGTCCTGGATGGTAATAAAGGAGAGGATTTGGGATTGTTGGGTATGGAGGCAGTTTCTGGTGTGTTTAATAGTTGCATGAATGGTGTTGGGGCTGAGGAGGTTTGTTGGCTTAATGGTGAGGTTGGTGGGGAAAATAAGGCTCAAATGGGCTCCCAAAGGTTGCCATCCGAAATGGGAAATGACGTTCAGATGGATTTTGCGGAGCCAGAGTCAGATGGGAACGGGAACTTAGAGGATTTGGGTGGTAATGAGGATGAAGAGGGTGGAGTTGATGTGGAAAGCGATGCTCAAATGGGTTCCCAACAGTCCCTATCAGATAATGGAAATGACATGCAGACGGATTTTGCGGAGCCACAGTCAGATGGGAACGGGAACTTTGAGGATTTGGGTGGTAATGATAATGAAGAGGGTGGAGTTGATGTGGAAAGCGATGCTCAAATGGGTTCCCAACGGTTGCCATCAGATAAGGGAAATGACGTTCAGATGGATTTTGCGGGGCCACAGTCAGATGGGAACAGGAACCTTGAGGATTTGGGTGGTAATGAGCATGAAGAGGGTGGAGTTGATGTGGAAAATGATGCTCAAATGGGTTCCCAATGGTCGCCATCAGATAAGGGAAATGATGTTCAGATGGATGTTTTGAAGCCAGAGTCAGATGGGAACGGGAACTTAGAGGACTTGGGTGGTACTGATAATGAGGAGGATGGAGTTGAGAAGAttgctgatgatgatgatgatggtatGAATGAAGGAAAAACATTGGGATTGAATGGGATTGACTCAGTTGGGGTTGACTCATCTAGCAAGAAGATAGAAGTTTCGGATGATGGTATATCACTGTTCGTGGATTTTAGTGGTCATCCACCAGATGATCTTCAGGTGGCAAGTTGTCCTGGATTTGCAGGTACAGAAACTGTAGAAGAATTTGGACATGATGAACAGGAGAAGGATTTTGATTATCAAGGCTATGGTTTTTCTGCGGGTGACATTGTATGGATTAAAACCAAAACCCAGACATGGTGGCCTGGTAAAATATATGATCCAGTATATGCGTCGAAGTTTGGTGCCAGTGGGGATCCAGGGGGCTGTCTACTAGTTGGATATTTTGGGATGAGTCATGTAGCATGGTGCCATCCATACCAACTAAAACCTTTTCGTGAGTACTTTGAGCAGATGTCGGGGCAAAGCAAGGCTAGAATATTCCTTGGAGCTGTTGAGAAAGCACTCGAAGAGTTTGGTCGGCTTGTAAAATTGAATATGACTTGTTTgtgtgttttgaaagaaaacCACCTGTCAGCCAGTGATGCAGAATCTATCAAAGGAATTCCCATGCCTGACCGCAAATCTGGCAAACTCGGTGAATTTTCAGTTGATCATTTTAATTCTGCAGAGTTTCTTGCGCATCTCAAAAATCTTGCACTGGTTGTTTCCATGGGTGGCACACTTGATTTTGTTGTCAAACGAAATCAATTATCAGCCTTCTACCGTTCCATAGGGCACAGCCAGCTGCCTATGCATCTACTCTGGGAAACAAATGATGCTGAAGATGGTGCTGATTGCAAGTCAATGGCTAAACGTAATGTCGACATTTGGGTTGGATATGGAGATACTGAGCTAgatgaaatgtttttgaaaagcaCACCATTAAATAACTCTCAGAAGGATGAAAGAAATGAAGTGTTAGACAAGGTTTTTGATGGAGACAATATTGCTGATGAAGGTTTCATCTCAGGTTCAAAATTGAGGAGGAGAAAGGTGAAGAGGGATTCTGACTTTGAATATGGTGATGTTGGAAATGAGGGAATGACTGAAAAAGGCATCGAATCAAGAGAACGGAAGAAGAGCAGGTACTTGTCTTACCCGTACATAAACTTGAGACAGAAGGGATTGCCTGCTGAAATGGATGATGAGGGAGTGGCTGCAAATATTGATGCCAGCCGGTCTAGTGGGTCGCCATCTAATTTTAAATTTACTGGTGAGAAGTTCTGGAGAAAGTGGTATAAAAGGCTTACAGGTGAAAGTAACATATCCGGTGACCCAAACTTAATAAATGCATCTTCTGCTGAGTTGCTTTCTGAAATCTACTCTACAGCTGTCAACTGCCTCTATCCGAACGAAAATAAGACATTTGATTCAGTTGCCTGGTTTGTTTCTAGATTCAGGATTTCGGTATTTCATGATGAATCTATTTGTAAAGCCTATCGTAACAATATGGTTGGTCAGGAAGATGCTAACCCCAACCTGTTGGGATATAGCGGTCAGAACGAGGCAAAATCTGAACCAAAGAAAAGGAGGAGAAAGTCTAAGTTGAAGCATCCAGGGGGCGAAGACACTGCCAGCATGCCAAATCTAGTTCAAAGCACTTCAACTGCTACAAAGAAAAGGGGACGACCAAATCTGGGAAGATTGAAGACTAAATCCCTTTCTGGACTGTCAGATGTGAATATTGGCATCACCCCTGATAGCTTTTTGGTGCAAGAGTCGTTGGACGTACACCCTCTCATGCCCTGTGGTAAGCAAAAGAATAGAAAGATCGATGATGTAGCAAGTCCCGTGTGTCTGCAGAATAAACAAACTACAGGAATTCCAGATTTAAATGGGAACAATCTTCTACCTGGCCTTCTTGGTGATGATCAACAGGCTATTGGCACTGCTGCTTCTGAAGGTAAAGTTTTGTTAGAAAATAGGTTAGGGAGTGAAACGGCTTCAGAGCATTTGAAGTCTAATATCCCTGCTGCCTTTGTAGATGTGAatgtaaaaaatatgaaacctGGTTCTTTGGTTGTAGATCTGCGGGTTTCTCCTCAAGCTTTGTCATGCCTGGACCCCAAACGGAATACTGGCTTACTCTCAGCTGAAACTAGGCCTGcacagagaaagagaaagagaaaggagaAAGCAGAACAAAAGCTTCCGGCTGATGGTATTCCAGATTTGAATGGAAGTAGTGCTGAATGCAACTTATTGGGAAAGGCATGTCAAGAGTTTAGTGGCCTGACGCCTCCAATTAAACCAGagcggaagaggaggaggagaaaaggAGAAGCTACTGCTATGCAGCGGAAACTGGATGTGAATAATGGTAAAGCTCAGATTAATGATAAGGCTCTGGCAACTGCTCTTATGTTGAACTTTTCCCCAGGAGTAGCAATGCCTTCAAAAGATGATTTGATTTCAACATTTTGTCGGTTCGGACCTTTGAAGGAGTCGGAGACACAGATGTTGAAAGATCCTGGTAGTGCCCAGGTTGTATTCATGGAAAATGCTGATGCTGGGGAAGCACTTCGGAGTCTAGAGAAGGACAACCCTTTCGGAGGAAACCTCGTTAGTTACAAGCTCTTCCATCTTCCATCTGTGTCCAGGGTTTTAGAACCAGGTTGGTCTCTCCCCACAGGTCTAGCCTCTCCAAGTTTGCCTGAAAAGGCATCTCGCCTCGACTTCATAAGGCAGAATCTTCAGATGATGACATCAATGCTGGAGAACTCAGGAGACAATCTTTCTCCGGAGATGCGAGCAAAGCTGGAGTGTGAAATTAAGGCCCTCCTGCAGAAG GGAGTGACTCCTTCGGGCAGGCTCTGTAGGTGA